The sequence CATTTGACAATTCACTTTTAGTGAAAAGGTTCCCAAAGGGTTGCATTCACTCCTCCAGCAGAGGGTACTATTTCATTTTGTGACAAAATGAAATTTGGAAACAGGATGGCTTTCTCATGAATAGTGAGTGCCCCAATGCTGCAACTACACATGTGCAGCTACTCGAACAATTTGTTAACTATTTATTGTAAACCATTTTTATTTACCAATTTTTCTTTCAATAAATTGTCTATGAACAACTTGTGATCAATATGAACCTATTTGCTATTCAACATTGTTCAAATAGTTTTTCTGGATGTAACTGAGATATACATGGTTCATAGCAGGAATTCAGTTggttatttgatttgatttttttatagtTAACCATCTTTGTGAGTTTTCAATTAAGTCATGTACTATTGTTCCTTTTTCCTGATTGGATGATTGAGCCTTTGTTAAATTACTTCCACCCAAATTTCATTTTGTCACAAAATGAATGTTATTCTTTTACTTAAACAGATCTTGCCTAATGGTTCAAAATTCACTGTTGATGAACATTCCCCTGACCAAAACTTTAGTTGTGCAAACATTTgcaaaaaggaaatttttaaaaagtgtaggaACAGTCCAAGTACTATTTGCAAACAGATTTTTATggtattcaaccagctctatacTCACATCAGCCTTTTTAATGGGTTTAGTTTTAGTTTATCTTAGTTTGACTGTTCCTTATTGCATACGCAGCTCGCAGCATAGCACCAGCTCAGCATTATGATGATTAGGTGCTTCTTAAGTTGTGTGTGTTCTGCCTAAATATGCTTTTGAAAGGTTAAGTAACCGAACCTGTCTGGACAATAAAACCCACTAATCATAAACCAGTTTTGTGGTGGTGAAGTGAGCCATACACTCATGTTGAAATATCTACTTATTTACAACAAACTTTACACAAGCAAATCATTATATAAATTATCCCACActtgtgtgtacacacatgcaAATTCAGTTTTAGTATAGATCATTAACATTTATCACATAGTCAAATACAGCTTATTTCCATGGTACAGTACGAAGCCAGGTAGCCAGGTGTTATCCTGTGTTAGATACAGGGCCAGCTTTAGACTCACTGGGGCACAGACCACCCTGCCGCCCTTACCTGCTCACATATTGGATTTCTCCAATGTTTCTGAAGCCAAAGCCAAAGCTCCACCATGTGGGCCTGAAGCCCAAGCTCAAGCAGGTCCCTTGtagcatggggccccaggcaattgccctgtttgctacccccaatGCCGGCCCGGGTTAAATATACAtaaaaaaacaagaagaaattTGGCTTGGAACCAACAATAAAACTTTAATCACATCCAAGTTAGCAGAAAAATATATCTGAAAAGTCAATGTTTATTGCTTAGCCAATTATATCACCAAAACCTAAcccttttgaaaattatatttaaaaaagtgtTTATATTATGAATAAGCTTAATGTGTATGATGCTAGATTTATATATGGTCAGCTTCTGTTGTTTATTTCATActattaaaggaaaaataaaagtataTATTAAATCCCTTACATTGGATAGTGTTTTTAAGCAGAACATCTCTAATACCATTACtatttaaaacaattaaattaTACGTCAGGTATTAATTTTCTGCCTATGTATTGGGTATATAATCTGCTGTTTGTATTCCAGTAATGCCTAGAGCAGAGGTGAACAAACTatagcccgcgggccacatctggcctacgggaccgtcctgcctggcctttgagctcccggccagggaggctagcccccagccctgccacgcCTCCATCGCTCTTGCCTGCCACTCCTGCCAGGCCGCAtgggcggcgtggctggctccggtggggctgcaagctcctgctgctctgagcagcacggtaagggggcgggtagtgggggggttggatatggggcagggagtcccaggggtcagtcagagagcagggggcagttggatggggcggaggttctgggggcggggcagtcaggggacgggaagCAGGGGCAGTTTGATAGgtatgggagtcccaggggggctgtcagggggcggggatgtggataggggtcggggcagtcaggggacagggagcggggggttggatgggttgggagttctgatgggggcagtcagggggcgggaagtggaaggggtggatagggggcaggggccaggctgtttggggaggcacagccttccctacctggcccttcatacagtttcacaaccccgatgtggccctcgggccaaaatgtttgcccacccctggcctagaggaTCCTTGTGAGATTGGGGCCTCACAGTGCAAACACACAGTgtcagtctctgccctgaagaacttacaattcTAAACAGATAAGACAGACCAAGGGtgagaaggaaacaaagaaacagagtggtgaagtgacttgcccaagcttgCACAGCAGGAATAGAGTGAATGTTTCCTTGCTCCCAGTTCAGTGCCTAGTGACTAAAAACCCCCACCTCTTATTGTCCTTAGCCAAGAGGCAAGAAGAGAATTAGCTggtttctccatctttttatatTTAGGGTTAGGACAATGCATGTGATCTCTTTGCCAATTATGCTTCATAGCAGGCTACCAGTCAATGCGTTTCATTCTCTGCAGCACTTGCCAGACTTTGTGGCTCCCGATACTGAAAACCTTTGTTTCCTCTTGCTCTTTGTAGTGGCTGCAGAAGCTTCCAGCATCATGGAGGGAAGTACAGGGACCTAGCCCAAATATCTGAAGATGTGGCAGAGGGACTGAGATGTGGTCTGCAGCCTTTCTGTGGGCCTTATCCTACTCCCACGGGAGTCTTGCTATTGAGTTGAGTGGAATAGGATCATGCTTACAGCTGGCACTTGCAGTGGGAATCCCCCTAGATTGCTAGAGCATCATCTTGAATGCAAAAGCGGGAGCTGTATGGCTCAGCATAATGAAATTAAGGGATGTTAATGTGACCTCCACAGGAGTTCTCTTCCTTCTTGCTGCATTCGGAAACATGCTTTGAGCATGGGTGCTGCAGCTCCACGAGCTGCCACAATCCTACCAAGCTAGTGCAGCCAGAGGGAGCCCCCACAGAAGAACACAAATTGGGTAACATTGCTCTGAGCTTTAGAATAATTTCTACCGTCAGTATGGATCTCTATTCATCCTCTTCCCCAAGAGCCATCTTGGTTACCCTTGCCTGTCATTTCCTGCAAGGCTGCCCCACCCAGTTCAGAACCCACAGCTCAGTTCAGTGGTTCTTCAGAGGAATGGCTAGTTAATGTGGTAGTGTGAATGGAGTTTCTACTAACAGCCAGATTGTCCTTGGCTTTTTGTGCAGATGCGTAGATGCAGGTGGGCATAAGGAGTCTTCCTGCCCTGCTGTATGCCACAGGCAACGAGCAGGGTCATTCATAGTCCTCATGCCACCCCTGTGCAAAGGGGATCTTGGGCTGGGATTTAACCACAGGATTTGCTACACAGAACAGTGCCTAAATGGTCTAATCTAGTCCCAGTGTAACATGTGCAAAATGATTGTGAGATGTACTAGTTAAGCAGGTTTATTTGTTTGGTTTCTGTTTTTTCCTGGAAACATGGCAAGGAAAAGTTTAACAAAGATAAATGTCTCTTTTTGGGCCCTGCTGGCAATGGTTTTTCCTGCTCTAAGGCAACTGAAAAATGTCTAAAGCCACCAGAGAATAGTATTGGGGCCAACACCTCTTGAGACAGAGATTGGCAATTTATAGCAGCACCTGGGTATCTGTGGAGCCATAGTTGTGCAGTGTGTGCACACTTACCAGAATTATTGGGAACACCAGAAAACCCCATCTTACGGACACTGTGGTGCTGTTTGCCTGTTACGTGGTATTCATGGTCTTGTTTACCCTGGTACTTCTTGGTAAATCCCCTACCTCTGCACTTGTTCAGCTCCCCAGGAACAGTGGGACATCTGTGTAACCAGCAACTAGCTGCCATTTGATCTGTGTGACCACTTCTGTTGTTCCTGGCACTGGTGAAGCTGCAGCTGTGGGAAACTTCCCAATTCACAATGGATATGCTGTCAAGTGGAGTGTACTTAATGTATATATTGGGGAGATAATTGCTCTCCCCTGGTTTTCTATTAGCCACATACAAGTCACTATGCATAAACAGTGGGAACTAAGATTGGCTCCCTCAGTGAAAATTGGTACATGTGATGATGTGAATAGAGTGTTAGAATACAGCATGATTGTCCATTGCGGCTGGGTTGATGGTTTTTAAGTAGAAATCAGAAATCCCCCCCAAATGAGCCACATTCAGTTCAACCAAATCAAATGAAcctatttgttgttgtttggtttgGCAGATAGCCCTGCAATATCATGCTGCAGACACAGAAAGGTTCCTTGGCTGCAACTATGGAAAGCTTTAGATAACAGGGTCATCAAACCTGGTGACTAACACCTGAACCTCCATAGATGTCCCCACTCCTGTTGCCTGTACACTCTTGTGCGTGAAGTCATGTTTGCCACTGTTCCTCAGGTTTGTTTATGTAAATCTATCATCAGTCTATGGGGTTTATGCCTGATTAGGTGGTTTTGCACTGTGGAAATCTGCCCTTAACATTCTGTACTGCAAATGGATTTGTGTGGAATGTAAATACTGTGTTTCAATAATCACAGTTGTATTTATTTAAGGCTCAGGTTCACTTCTACAGAACAGAGATCATTTATAAATCTGTGGTGGTTTCCCTCCACATAATGAAAGAGGCTGTACTATGCCTGTCCTGTATGGTTAAATTTTGAACCAAACATAAAAAGCTGAGTAGGTTTTCTCAGCCTCTATACAAAATAAGACATGTCCCCATTCAGGTGGCTCCCTTCCCGAGTATGGAGGCCATGACACATACCCCAAACACAAATACTTCCTTCTTTCTCTTTGTTGGTTGTGCTGGGGTGGGGCCTTTATACAATCCCAATGATGTCTCAAACGTCAGGTTGCCAATGAATATGAGCaacaagaagaggagaaaaagCTACATTATCCCAgtgcttcctttttaaaaaaatttcacttACAGAGTGTAAAGGTTCGGACTAACCcctgcagcgcttcctgctggtAGTCATTAGGAATTAGCtcatccagccccagagcaccctctgcaggctggtgatcCACCTTACCGCCAgcccccccatgtccctcccaggacaAGTACCCCTTTCTCTGGTGTGCTGCCCCCCTGGCAATATCCCCACACTCtcaggttctgggtctccccacccaggggaacccccaccctttATCCccacctcagtctgggctactgccagccCCCACTTAACCCCTTGTATTGGGGCAGACTGCAGCGTAtatgccactcatcacaggcaagggggttttggacctgctgcctccgccTACCTGTGATCTGCCCCTCTGCAACCTTGCACCTATTTGGCCTGTagtcaggcctgcagcctgaggctttccaggccagagctcccagctcctctggcccttccccagccctactCCAATCTGGGCatcctgctcagcaccttgcagccaaGCCCTTTTCCCTCTAcaagcagagggaaactgagtggGCTCTTGGCTCATAGCCtcttataggggccagctgggcctgactGAGCTGTCTACAGCTGCGCTGCTCCATTAATCCGACTGGGCTtttccccacatccccagccctctccccaggctGGCCTCAGCCCTGTCAGGGCCGGAGCAGGTAACCACCCTGCTACACAGAGGGTAAAAGTCTCAAGCCCCACATAAATCCTGAGTAATCTGCAGTCTCAACCCAGCAACAGGCTTTGCTGCCCACCCTCCTGCACTCTCCCAAAGAAGCTGTTTCCAGACACTGGATATCACAGTGATCCAGATTTGCAAGAATATTCCAGTAACATACATTGTATGATTGTAGTGTGGTACATATTAACAGTTTAAGTGCTAAATAACTaaggatgaaaatgaaaatggcaTGATGAGACAGGCTCTCCAAGGTGCATCCTGGAACTGGGATATCACTGAGCCCTCTGTCTTACCAACCTggactccctctcacactgtgatgttgTGAGAAGCTCCAGGTACTGTTCTTAACACAGACACCcataggtagggacacacccagctgcattACATGAATGCTTTCACCAGCAattcatgaaccaacaatagagaggcttcaGCCAATTCCCTGtagctccccagcctaggaccccagagctatattatcttgcactggtcagaagcctgaccagtataagtttattacccagtctgccacttctacaaaggaaaATGGATGTGTACCAGCTTTTGTAcactgagcagattccccaagcacttcaagcaaaacacactgttttaggtaaaatataaaacagatttattaactacagaaagacagattttaagtgattataagtacaGATCAAAGCTGGTCACCtatgaaataaaaagtaaaatcgcaatctgagttctataaactagGCAGATCAAAGCTTTTAAAATGATTctaacatatcataattatattgacagtggtgaatatggaggtgccagggtgttgctttggggtCTAGAGTGTCATGCATGAATTTGTCTTTTATTCCTTAAacggggggcatggatcagcattcatgttgtgctccccatcagtacccggcctgggccagggaagctaatgatctaaCCAGctgaccaaatttggtgatgaatcctggtcacgtgccacctgaggcatgttgtgcaCATACTAAGAAGATTCCTTAAACATATTAgcttctctctattttttttaaggaagaGCTAGGTAAGGGTTGGTGGAAGGTATCTGGACCTTTTACTGAGTATCAGTTCTGACATACTTGTgtagacttttaaaaattataattaaaaaggaaattctACTCCTACTGATATAGAATCAACCTTTTCGAGATATTCATGTGAATGATCTTTTCTCCCCCATCTTTGGTGATTTAAATCTTAAAATACCATAATTGTgttgtattttttcacacaatacacagtgaacctgtggaactccttgccaggggatgttgtgaaggccaagactataacagggttcaaaaaagaactagataagttcatggaggataggttcatcagtggctattaaccaggaCGGGCagtaatggtgtccctagccactgtttgccaaaagttgggaatgggcaacaggggatggatcacttgatgattaccagttctgttcattccctctgaggcacctgacattggccactgtcagaagacaggatactgggctagatggacctttgatctgacccagtatggctgttcctatgttcttattttcttatgtcaCTGGAATTAATTACTGTATCAACTGGTATCAGCATCTTGGTATCAAAATCTTTATAGTCTCCAAATCCTTCCCCACCTCTGATGGAAGAAGAATTACAGCAGGGGTAGAAGAAGAATTAAATGAATGCTGATAGCTTCACAACAGCACTGTTACTTTCTTCAATTGGGTACTTCCAAACACTTTTTCCTCACAGTCCAGACCCTACCCTTCCCTGGAAGATCTCAGCTTTTCCCATTACCAAATCTCACTCTTCATCCCTAAGCCTGTGACagattctctctccccatccccactcttACCCTCTCGAGTAGCCTCCCAGTCATCTGTTTGCTTGCTGCTCCCTGACAACTCTTGAATTTGCTGGTCGTACTAGACATACTGGTGGAAAGGCAGCTGCCCAGGGGAGTAGCAGGAGCTACTATTTTGTCAATCCCTAGTAGAGGTGGTAAGTGGGCAGAAACACTGGCGATTGTGTGGGGAAAGGGCCAGAGGCACAGAGGTTGAGTGCTGGTAAAGAGAGAACCCCTAGGTTCTTGAGGCCAGCATTAGTTACGATGGACATTTTACTGCTAGTGACAAAGAGGGTAGGACAGGAAATGTGGGTTACAAAGTTACATTAGGGGAGCCCACTTTACTGTTGTGCTTGTGGGCTCATCTCCATATTATTAGTGGTGTTATTAATTTATTTCTATTGTAGGTAGGAACCCCCTTCACTGTTACACCTCTGGACCAGGTCCTCTAGCATCAGAACAAATTAGCATAATAGCAAATCTTGATATTGCTTTTCAGATCTGTCTTAGTATCCAAGATAATAGGGCTAgttcctctgctggtgtaaatcagcatatccTTACTGAAATATATGAATAAATAAACctcaatttatgccagctgaggatttagTCCAATAGTGTATCTACCCAATATCTACCTCTGAACTAAAATAAATCCAGAAACACCATAGCTGGAATGAAAATTCATTATTTGAGAGGGTGTGGCTTCTTATTACTGATCCGTGAATATTCAGGTGGTGACTGTGGACACTGAACTCATATCTTCCATGAATAAGCAACTCTTTTTGACAGAACTGCCACAGGAGTTATGTTGCCGGACATATTACAATATAAGCATGAAGAATGTAGAGTAAGAAGTACAAATGTGCTTCTGGGAAGGTACATGGCAAGTGTGTTCAAAACTTTATTGTCAGAATGATGAGTTCATAACTTCAACAGACTGGGCCAAATTTGCTGCTGACATAGGTGTGCGTGTAACTTCCCTGACATCAGTGAAGCTAtgctcatttaaatcaatggtgaATTTAGCCTAGTACTCTAAGTCTTACTAACAGCATCACTGTTGCTCCCTCCCTATTTCGTGCTCATTTGTCTTCAATttcaaaagagagagaatggcctGCTGGAAGTTGTCTCCCATCACAAGATAGAGTAATAAGTTACCAAGTGTATTTAGTGTTGCTAAGGGTATAGATACAATAAAAAAAGCATAGGTCTGTTTCTCAGTGAAGCAGCTAACTGGATGAAGTTGTAGTTCTATCTGAGTCCCCCTCAAGGCATGAAAGGgtaggaaacaaaaacaaaataccacCAAGAGAAGAATGGCAAGTTTGCGAGCCTTCTGCTTGTACAAAGTGTGAGTATGAGGCCCTGTAGCCAATGTGTAAATAATCACAATGTAACACAGAGTCACAATTAGCAAGGGTAAGAAGAAGGCGAACGAAGTCAGAAGCCAGTTATACCACCTGCTCGTGTCCAGGTCTTCAGAAGTAGAAAGATCCATGCAAATAGATCTGTTTTGATTCTCTTTGGAAGTGATCAGAAAGTTCAGAGGACTGGCAGCCACCAGGGAAATCACCCAAAGTGTAGTGCAAGCCACCACTGCCCATCTCCTTTTCCAAACAAAAAAGCAGTTAATTGGATAGATGACTACAATGTAGCGGAAAATGCTGAAGCAAGTGAGGAAAAAGATGCTTCTGTACAAGTTGATGTAGAAATTGAAGCGAATAAACTTGCACATGAAGACTCCAAAGATCCAATTATCTCCATTAGCAGAGTAGTGTATCAAAAAAAGGAACAGTAGCTAAGTACAACAGGTCAGTGACAGCCAAGTTTAACATAATGTTGGTGCTGCTTTTCCAGGTCCTTATCTTGAAAATATACATGAAAATTACAATAACATTCCCTGGGAAGCCCACCAGAAATATTATGCTGTAAAGAACAGACAGATAGGATTTCAGTTGCAGAACTGTGCAGTTTCTGAAGGTATCTGCATGGCTTGGCAAAGTGGTAAAATTGACTAGGTCTTCGGATACCGTATTCATCATTTTCATCTTAAAGCTTTAGGaaaatcaaatgttttgtttttaattgataagTCAGTATGAATCTGCTACATAAATCTTTCTCCACTAGAGCTAGTAATATGGATCACATAGCATCCAGAGCTAATAATATGGATCAcattagcccatgaaagcttatgctcaaatacatttgtgaatctctaaggtgccacaaggactcctcgttcttatAACATACCTGGAGGTTGGCAAAAATGGTCAGCACTGacctaactctgttcccattgaagtcagttaccagtaccattgacttccatgggagcacAGTTAGGCCAGccctgagtgcttttgaaaatcccacctttagtTGCTACATAAGGTTTAAGCCACTTGAGTATAAATTAGGGGATGGTTTTGGTTTATATTTTGCAAAACCTTGTCAATTAGGTTTTTGGCTTAGCAAAACCCCCAAATGAGAAAGTTACAATTCTAGGGTCATTTGTCTGAATCCTTAATATTTGAGGAAGTACaaatactttgtgtgtgtgggggggcttaTTTGTATTTCAAAAGGAGATGGAAaatcaggggtgtgttttttgttttgtgttagtTCAGATACAGGTttcaggacctgattctcctctctcttgaaatggtgtaaatcagaattaacttcactgaagtcagtggagtatcactagggcaggggtgggcaaatttttttgcctgagggccacatcggtgtgtgaaactgtatggagggctgggtagggaaggcagtg is a genomic window of Lepidochelys kempii isolate rLepKem1 chromosome 1, rLepKem1.hap2, whole genome shotgun sequence containing:
- the LOC140916547 gene encoding LOW QUALITY PROTEIN: 2-oxoglutarate receptor 1-like (The sequence of the model RefSeq protein was modified relative to this genomic sequence to represent the inferred CDS: deleted 1 base in 1 codon), with amino-acid sequence MKMMNTVSEDLVNFTTLPSHADTFRNCTVLQLKSYLSVLYSIIFLVGFPGNVIVIFMYIFKIRTWKSSTNIMLNLAVTDLLYLATVPFLIHYSANGDNWIFGVFMCKFIRFNFYINLYRSIFFLTCFSIFRYIVVIYPINCFFVWKRRWAVVACTTLWVISLVAASPLNFLITSKENQNRSICMDLSTSEDLDTSRWYNWLLTSFAFFLPLLIVTLCYIVIIYTLATGPHTHTLYKQKARKLAILLLVVFCFCFLPFHALRGTQIELQLHPVSCFTEKQTYAFFIVSIPLATLNTLGNLLLYLVMGDNFQQAILSLLKLKTNEHEIGREQQ